A single window of Leptospira semungkisensis DNA harbors:
- a CDS encoding transglycosylase domain-containing protein, whose translation MVMLETKVRTLTETKFECLSCGTISRLPEGVPTGTVFKLTCYRCGNKALVKYMSPIPEPETDRPNRQSEIPVLTPPKPPVSYTPSPAPLPKEEKKVSSPGLLETLCTKFEDWKKGWSQGSEERPWFQKIRTATEGPTAFHRPVKTLAERLLDRSKKFKLPKIKMNFWFWVLPLPLALVFLIFFWLGVIQREGEVESLLSIFYIHQPTVIYDRDSKKVSEIFGKKTSNLEWDAYPENLRKMVLLVEDRSFFSHGGIHYSSVLRAFFVNIVSFRFKQGASTITQQLARIMMNDREKSLGRKWKEAQLAYALESALDKEKILLHYMNNVYLGHGAFGFASASEFYFGKKPKDLSISEMIVLASLASAPNRYSPLKNPDLSLGRVEAILKSLENDGALKEDLRPSMMEIYQAFNTRSPGETVYGNRKDDSPYVTEHVRKFLQTLYPDSNIYESGGFSVYTTISQPVQAELQRVVKSHVENLLRSGQVRRNRLTDIGKNADVNPFRNLMSDVSPALELFIDTDRFATTGDSGLQAAVVAVDPQSGDILLLHGGTEFKADNQFSRATGMYRQTGSTIKPILYSEAIDSGIATPATHILDAPLIYRNAVSNWMPENIGNQYDGDISLRVALAKSKNTAAVQIAEKLGLGEISDAFQRFFFPEDKVLKTRFRRDLSLALGSLELSPLEMASAYSAFANDGNVVRPHLIEKVVDRAGNVVFQRKDQDEFNLKWPGTRKVLSPPTAEIMIDLLHGSANHAGVRNTGYRGEVAGKTGTTNDHRDAWFVGVRPGISMAVWLGYDSPSFGMGTSALGGTVAAPLWGTIAKLFDSAEAGDKDERRKYQYSQRAVTLAICPESGKLPGPDCPKKENEMFHPSHVPTEVCPLTHKSDAKQELLKNVF comes from the coding sequence ATAGTGATGTTGGAGACTAAGGTCCGCACTCTTACTGAAACCAAGTTCGAATGCCTTTCTTGTGGAACGATTTCCAGGCTGCCTGAAGGAGTTCCTACCGGGACAGTCTTCAAGTTGACCTGTTATCGCTGCGGGAACAAAGCCCTAGTCAAATACATGTCTCCAATTCCGGAGCCGGAAACGGACAGACCGAATCGGCAATCCGAGATTCCTGTCTTAACTCCTCCAAAGCCTCCGGTTTCTTATACACCTTCTCCAGCTCCACTTCCTAAAGAAGAGAAGAAGGTTTCGAGCCCGGGTCTCTTAGAGACTCTTTGTACTAAATTCGAAGATTGGAAGAAGGGTTGGTCTCAAGGTTCCGAAGAACGTCCTTGGTTCCAAAAGATCAGAACTGCTACCGAAGGTCCTACAGCATTCCATCGACCCGTAAAGACTCTCGCAGAAAGATTATTAGATAGAAGTAAAAAGTTCAAACTTCCTAAGATCAAAATGAATTTTTGGTTTTGGGTCCTTCCGCTTCCTCTTGCGTTAGTCTTCCTTATTTTTTTCTGGCTTGGTGTCATTCAGAGAGAAGGAGAGGTCGAGAGTCTATTAAGTATTTTTTATATTCATCAACCCACTGTTATATATGATAGGGACAGCAAGAAAGTCTCAGAGATCTTCGGAAAGAAAACGAGCAACTTGGAATGGGACGCGTATCCTGAGAATTTGAGAAAGATGGTCCTTCTAGTGGAAGATAGAAGTTTCTTCTCGCATGGAGGGATCCATTATTCTTCCGTTCTAAGAGCATTCTTCGTAAACATAGTAAGTTTTCGTTTTAAACAAGGCGCCTCTACGATTACGCAGCAGTTGGCGCGGATCATGATGAACGACCGAGAAAAGAGTCTCGGCAGAAAATGGAAAGAGGCTCAGCTTGCTTATGCGCTTGAGTCCGCTCTAGATAAAGAAAAGATCCTTCTTCATTACATGAATAATGTATATTTGGGTCATGGCGCTTTTGGCTTTGCGAGTGCTTCTGAATTTTATTTCGGAAAGAAGCCAAAGGATCTGAGTATTTCAGAGATGATCGTGTTGGCTTCCTTGGCATCCGCTCCCAATAGATATTCTCCTTTGAAAAATCCTGACCTTTCTCTCGGAAGAGTAGAAGCCATCTTAAAGTCTTTAGAGAATGACGGCGCTTTAAAAGAAGATCTTCGTCCATCCATGATGGAGATCTACCAAGCCTTTAATACTCGTTCGCCTGGAGAAACAGTCTATGGAAATCGCAAAGACGATTCTCCTTACGTAACGGAACATGTAAGAAAATTTCTGCAAACTTTGTATCCTGATTCGAATATCTATGAGAGCGGAGGATTTTCCGTTTATACCACTATCTCTCAGCCGGTTCAGGCGGAATTGCAAAGAGTGGTCAAGTCTCATGTGGAAAATCTTCTACGCAGCGGACAAGTTAGACGAAATAGGCTGACCGATATCGGAAAGAACGCCGATGTGAACCCGTTTCGAAATTTGATGTCAGATGTTTCTCCGGCCTTGGAATTATTCATAGATACGGATCGGTTTGCGACTACGGGAGATAGTGGTTTGCAGGCGGCTGTAGTGGCAGTGGATCCTCAATCGGGAGATATACTTCTTCTTCATGGAGGAACCGAGTTTAAGGCGGACAATCAATTCTCTCGAGCCACCGGGATGTATCGCCAAACAGGTTCGACTATTAAGCCTATCTTATATTCGGAAGCGATCGATTCCGGGATTGCGACTCCTGCGACCCATATTTTGGATGCGCCTTTGATTTATAGGAATGCTGTCTCGAACTGGATGCCGGAGAATATCGGAAATCAATATGATGGAGATATTTCTCTTAGAGTAGCTCTCGCAAAATCCAAAAATACTGCCGCCGTGCAGATCGCCGAAAAACTAGGGTTAGGCGAAATCTCGGATGCGTTTCAGAGGTTCTTCTTTCCGGAAGATAAAGTATTAAAGACTAGATTCAGAAGAGACCTTTCCTTGGCCTTGGGCTCTTTGGAACTTTCTCCTTTAGAGATGGCCTCTGCTTATTCTGCTTTTGCAAATGATGGGAATGTGGTTCGTCCTCATCTGATAGAAAAGGTAGTAGATAGAGCGGGGAATGTTGTATTTCAGAGAAAAGATCAGGACGAGTTCAATCTGAAATGGCCGGGAACGCGCAAGGTCCTCTCTCCTCCGACTGCAGAGATCATGATAGATCTATTGCACGGAAGTGCGAATCATGCAGGAGTTCGTAACACAGGATATAGGGGCGAAGTTGCCGGAAAGACGGGGACTACGAACGATCACAGGGATGCTTGGTTCGTAGGAGTTCGACCTGGGATCTCCATGGCAGTTTGGTTAGGATATGATTCTCCTAGTTTCGGAATGGGAACGTCTGCGTTAGGCGGAACAGTGGCGGCTCCTCTTTGGGGAACAATTGCTAAACTATTCGATTCCGCAGAAGCGGGAGACAAAGACGAAAGAAGAAAATACCAGTACTCCCAAAGAGCGGTGACCCTCGCGATCTGTCCTGAATCAGGAAAGCTTCCAGGGCCGGATTGTCCTAAAAAAGAAAATGAAATGTTCCATCCTTCTCATGTGCCGACTGAGGTTTGCCCTCTCACTCATAAATCGGACGCGAAGCAGGAGCTTCTGAAGAATGTATTCTAA
- a CDS encoding ChaN family lipoprotein yields MSFYKYFGILIFLPISLFAESVTSPSPEIYDTKTKSKVSWSEIEEKAKDADVIIFGEEHNDKIGHSWKLEALKNLSLKFPLILSLEMLERDQQRSLDEYARGEITEKGFLSSGKFWPNYVSDYHPLVSYAKEKSIPILASNSPRKYVNLVSSQGLDALYKIRSPFLPPRYLYNLHRQNEYEEAVASVLGEHGSGHDKQKFIDAQHVWDASMADSITESYYLLKRKIVQVNGRFHSDRGLGLTYRLRQMGLKVLVLSIFPTEEGKSFMDADWGLADFLVITERKPVP; encoded by the coding sequence ATGTCTTTTTATAAGTATTTTGGAATTCTAATCTTTCTACCAATCTCTCTGTTCGCAGAATCGGTTACGTCTCCTTCTCCCGAGATCTATGATACGAAGACCAAATCCAAGGTTTCTTGGTCGGAGATTGAAGAAAAAGCAAAGGATGCAGATGTAATCATCTTTGGAGAGGAGCATAACGATAAGATAGGTCATTCTTGGAAATTGGAGGCGTTAAAAAATTTATCTCTTAAATTTCCTTTGATACTTTCGCTGGAAATGTTAGAAAGGGATCAGCAAAGATCCTTGGACGAGTATGCAAGAGGGGAGATCACCGAAAAAGGTTTTTTAAGTTCCGGAAAGTTTTGGCCTAATTACGTTAGTGATTATCATCCTTTGGTTTCTTATGCTAAAGAAAAATCTATTCCTATACTTGCTTCTAACTCACCTCGAAAATATGTAAACCTGGTATCGAGCCAAGGTTTGGATGCCTTATATAAGATCCGCTCTCCTTTTCTTCCACCCAGGTACTTATATAATCTACATAGACAAAATGAATACGAAGAGGCAGTTGCATCCGTTCTGGGAGAGCACGGTTCCGGTCATGATAAGCAAAAATTTATAGATGCCCAGCATGTTTGGGATGCAAGCATGGCAGACTCGATTACTGAATCTTATTATTTATTAAAACGAAAAATAGTACAGGTCAACGGAAGATTTCATTCGGACAGAGGGCTTGGGCTTACATATCGACTCAGACAAATGGGTCTAAAAGTTTTGGTACTCAGCATTTTCCCAACAGAAGAGGGCAAATCCTTCATGGATGCCGATTGGGGACTCGCAGATTTCCTTGTGATTACAGAAAGAAAACCTGTGCCTTAA
- a CDS encoding dienelactone hydrolase family protein — translation MSQNHNTTKLETVQITTAHGTMQAFVAYPDSSPSPCILVLQEAFGVNDHIKDVAIRFSKQGYVAIAPELFYRTAPPGFVGSYDDFLSLQPHFSQLTPENIGSDLKSVLEWLHSNPNVESDRIASIGYCLGGRASFLANAMFSLKAAVSYYGTRIIQSTDYSSLQRAPLLLVWAGKDKGSKPDQIRTVSDSLRAADKNFTELVFSEAEHGFFCDARGAYHKSSADQAWAMTLAFLKEYV, via the coding sequence ATGTCTCAAAATCATAATACAACGAAATTGGAAACTGTTCAAATTACCACTGCGCATGGGACCATGCAAGCATTCGTGGCTTATCCGGACTCTTCTCCTTCTCCATGTATTTTAGTTCTGCAAGAAGCTTTCGGAGTCAACGATCATATTAAGGATGTAGCGATCCGATTCTCCAAACAAGGTTACGTAGCTATAGCTCCTGAACTTTTTTATAGGACTGCTCCTCCCGGTTTTGTAGGATCTTATGATGATTTTCTATCTCTTCAGCCTCATTTTAGCCAACTCACTCCGGAGAATATAGGCTCTGATCTTAAATCAGTGCTGGAATGGCTGCATTCGAATCCGAATGTAGAATCTGATCGGATCGCAAGTATAGGATATTGTCTGGGAGGAAGAGCTTCCTTTCTAGCAAATGCGATGTTCTCCTTGAAGGCCGCCGTTTCGTATTACGGAACCAGGATCATCCAAAGTACCGACTACTCTTCTTTGCAAAGAGCACCCTTATTATTAGTTTGGGCAGGAAAAGACAAAGGAAGTAAACCGGATCAGATCCGAACAGTATCGGATTCCTTAAGAGCAGCCGATAAAAATTTTACGGAGCTCGTTTTCTCAGAAGCAGAACATGGCTTCTTTTGCGATGCCAGAGGAGCCTATCACAAATCTTCCGCAGACCAAGCCTGGGCAATGACATTAGCTTTTTTGAAAGAATATGTATAA
- a CDS encoding glutathione peroxidase, producing MVLKSLSVSLLLLLLPLSMVFSQPKGVYDFTVKDIKGKDVSMSKYKGKTLLIVNVASKCGYTYQYENLEKVYRKYKDKGFQIVGFPANNFLFQEPGSNEEIEQFCRVKKGATFDMMSKISVKGDDQAPLYTYLTASAPETGDIKWNFEKFLISPAGKIVARYRSGTEPDSKEVMDEIEKNLK from the coding sequence ATGGTTCTCAAATCTCTTTCAGTTTCTCTTCTTCTTTTATTACTTCCTCTCTCTATGGTCTTTTCTCAGCCGAAAGGAGTCTATGATTTCACTGTGAAAGATATCAAGGGTAAGGATGTGTCTATGTCCAAATACAAAGGCAAGACTCTTCTGATCGTGAATGTTGCCTCTAAATGCGGATACACGTACCAATATGAAAATTTGGAAAAAGTATATCGCAAGTATAAGGACAAAGGCTTTCAAATCGTTGGCTTTCCTGCGAATAATTTTCTATTTCAAGAGCCAGGCTCTAACGAAGAGATAGAACAATTCTGCAGAGTGAAAAAGGGAGCAACCTTCGACATGATGTCTAAGATCTCCGTGAAAGGAGATGACCAAGCTCCTTTGTATACGTATCTGACTGCAAGTGCTCCAGAAACCGGCGATATCAAATGGAATTTCGAAAAATTTTTGATCTCTCCCGCTGGAAAGATAGTGGCTCGCTATAGATCCGGAACGGAACCGGATAGCAAAGAAGTCATGGATGAAATTGAGAAAAATCTAAAGTAG
- a CDS encoding neutral/alkaline non-lysosomal ceramidase N-terminal domain-containing protein — translation MKKLNWNLACAFAMILVFIGCSDKSSEKSESDNLLALVNSSSNSASNQGSTLTSLATLPTSTPTDVFLVGAAKTDITGPFVQSSTGYNSPGDEMSGLAMRLFSRAFVVERPGGSRVAIVTNDMLHMYQSVKIGVVKKLQADGYGSAFNNDNVVIFATHDHSAPSNISWYTLFNLFNGVIGFDKVHYNIVVNGTASAIEAAYNARKQARIKFATGTLSGATNNRSSAAYNWNIDKDSFAKNTDETVSLIRFEGTDGSPIGLINWFGVHGTSLGITNRRAHGDNKGYASYLVETTKGNGFIAAFPQTAVGDVSPNQPNPTDITKAFLRPNDLDPSLDPLENPIVHGTKQGNKALEIYDSASTVLTGSIGYRHSHVVWNNKIAVDQGYIGSYSMPWDTNSGNTTCVATIGGGFLAGDEEGAPVDFAKEGDIRNNFVLQDGVWVKQNYSLTNASGAAQILGYLWPLAQIALNSSKYEGCDKEKFTLLPVGEVDSFWFPNPQVPFVPVVLPLQVLTIGNAAILTFPFELTTMASRRLRAKVGATLATGGYSNVVIAGMANAYAQYLATREEYSAQNFEGGFTAYGPWSNAALIQEFDRIAGDIVAGRTTNAGPTPPDLSNQQFIQTWLSQNGIVNDGGNFGTVLTDANASYSKTKDTVSVRFQGSHPRVVQDKKLDGSLSSYYDPNNYTYLEIQKKNGSSWTTIATDNNPYTAYDWVRTGGDLSATSEVTITWLIRNQQPGTYRVVYNGLAKQFWVFFWTYAKFTGISKEFVLQ, via the coding sequence ATGAAAAAGTTGAACTGGAATCTCGCGTGTGCCTTCGCCATGATCCTCGTCTTCATAGGATGTTCCGATAAATCGTCGGAAAAATCGGAGAGTGATAACTTACTCGCTCTTGTTAACTCGTCTTCAAACTCGGCCTCTAATCAAGGCTCTACATTGACCAGTCTTGCAACATTGCCGACTTCCACACCAACGGATGTGTTTTTAGTCGGAGCAGCGAAGACAGATATTACAGGTCCTTTTGTTCAGTCTAGTACTGGATATAATAGCCCGGGAGATGAAATGTCCGGATTGGCCATGAGGCTTTTTTCCAGAGCATTCGTGGTAGAACGCCCCGGAGGCTCGAGGGTGGCCATCGTAACCAATGATATGCTCCACATGTACCAGAGCGTTAAGATCGGAGTAGTTAAGAAACTCCAAGCCGACGGATACGGTTCCGCGTTCAATAATGACAACGTTGTGATCTTTGCAACTCACGATCACTCTGCTCCTTCTAATATTTCTTGGTATACCTTGTTCAACTTATTCAATGGTGTGATCGGTTTCGATAAGGTTCACTATAATATCGTAGTGAACGGTACTGCCAGTGCGATCGAAGCCGCATACAATGCAAGAAAGCAGGCAAGGATCAAATTCGCTACAGGTACCTTGTCTGGCGCGACCAATAACAGATCGAGCGCAGCATATAACTGGAATATTGATAAAGACAGTTTCGCAAAGAATACGGACGAAACAGTTAGTTTGATCCGCTTCGAAGGAACTGACGGAAGCCCGATCGGTTTGATCAACTGGTTCGGTGTTCATGGAACTTCTCTCGGAATCACAAACCGTCGTGCTCACGGAGATAACAAGGGATACGCTTCCTATTTGGTGGAAACCACTAAGGGCAACGGTTTTATCGCTGCTTTTCCTCAGACAGCAGTTGGAGATGTGAGCCCGAACCAACCTAATCCTACAGATATCACCAAAGCGTTTCTTAGACCAAATGATCTGGATCCTAGTTTAGATCCTTTGGAAAATCCTATCGTTCATGGAACGAAACAAGGAAATAAAGCATTAGAGATCTATGATTCTGCTTCTACTGTATTAACTGGAAGCATCGGTTATAGACATTCTCATGTGGTTTGGAATAATAAGATTGCTGTGGACCAAGGCTATATCGGTTCTTATTCCATGCCTTGGGATACAAATAGCGGGAACACAACTTGCGTCGCTACGATCGGTGGTGGATTTCTTGCAGGTGACGAAGAAGGAGCTCCTGTCGATTTTGCGAAAGAAGGAGACATCCGAAATAATTTCGTACTTCAGGACGGAGTCTGGGTAAAACAAAATTATAGCCTTACCAATGCAAGCGGCGCTGCGCAGATCTTAGGATACCTCTGGCCTTTAGCTCAGATCGCACTAAACTCTTCCAAGTATGAAGGTTGTGATAAGGAAAAATTCACTCTTCTTCCTGTAGGAGAAGTGGATAGCTTCTGGTTCCCAAATCCTCAGGTTCCTTTCGTGCCTGTGGTTCTTCCATTGCAAGTACTTACGATCGGAAATGCAGCGATCTTAACCTTCCCATTCGAGTTAACCACTATGGCTAGCAGAAGATTGAGAGCAAAAGTGGGAGCGACTCTTGCTACAGGAGGATATTCCAACGTAGTGATTGCCGGTATGGCAAACGCTTATGCACAATATTTGGCAACGAGAGAAGAATATTCCGCTCAAAACTTTGAAGGAGGCTTTACTGCTTACGGTCCTTGGTCGAACGCAGCATTGATCCAAGAGTTTGATCGAATTGCAGGAGATATCGTTGCAGGAAGAACTACGAACGCGGGACCTACACCGCCGGATCTTTCTAACCAACAGTTTATTCAAACCTGGCTTTCTCAAAATGGGATCGTGAACGATGGAGGAAATTTTGGTACTGTTCTTACGGATGCAAATGCTTCCTATAGCAAGACCAAGGATACTGTTTCCGTTAGATTCCAAGGTTCTCATCCTAGAGTCGTGCAAGATAAGAAACTAGACGGATCACTTTCTTCTTACTATGATCCGAACAATTATACGTATCTTGAGATCCAAAAGAAGAATGGAAGTTCTTGGACTACTATCGCTACGGATAATAATCCTTATACAGCTTACGACTGGGTAAGAACCGGAGGAGATCTATCTGCAACTTCTGAAGTTACGATCACTTGGTTGATCCGTAACCAACAACCAGGAACATACAGGGTCGTATACAACGGTTTGGCGAAACAGTTCTGGGTATTCTTCTGGACGTATGCCAAGTTCACAGGAATATCCAAGGAATTCGTTTTGCAATAA
- a CDS encoding YiiD C-terminal domain-containing protein — MTEKFDVLSIPFNVHIQLSRPKTGEDALLVMEDKPIYKNHVGSGHAAALFALAEGSGGEFLLSRIASLPYEIIPVVRKSEVKYKKPAQGRVISKGIINEEEWSSFLAQLDKKGRAGLTVGVELFDETQANVASFSFDWFIAKK, encoded by the coding sequence ATGACAGAGAAATTCGACGTTCTATCTATTCCTTTCAATGTGCACATTCAACTCTCCAGACCTAAAACCGGAGAAGATGCTCTTCTAGTGATGGAAGATAAACCTATTTATAAAAATCATGTCGGCTCAGGACATGCAGCTGCGTTATTCGCATTGGCCGAGGGAAGTGGAGGAGAGTTTCTTCTCTCTCGCATTGCATCCTTGCCTTATGAGATCATTCCTGTTGTTCGTAAATCGGAAGTAAAATACAAGAAGCCCGCACAAGGAAGAGTGATCTCTAAAGGAATTATCAACGAAGAAGAGTGGTCTTCATTCCTTGCTCAACTAGATAAGAAAGGAAGAGCAGGACTTACTGTAGGTGTTGAATTGTTTGACGAGACACAAGCGAATGTTGCGAGCTTCAGTTTCGATTGGTTTATCGCTAAAAAATAA
- a CDS encoding thiolase family protein gives MKLEQKLAICTPRRTPFAQIAKGLGAYPAHHLGQIVAEDIISHSGIKKEDIDGIIVGEGFPSSPNPARVIANLIGLRDEMPSITLSNNCVSGLEAVSEAARRIILGEGELFLVIGEESQTDMPFIVKNARLNKKAGSLEKLKKLLPDNLPEGVELRDTLEDGLDDGENSYGMQVTAEILAQNYNLSREITDKVAFESFKRTYDASMAGKYEPFIIPMKDEEGNDLKIDEAVILRKGLVENPSRMSRAMLLFDNPQSKFEDFLKKYGKDITRSHGPTVSIFNASPRSDGAAGVIITTVEKAKALGLKIEGVLSGWRMKGVHPNLMGLGQAVATEGLLEDLNLKIQDMDYVEIHEAYGATAVAAMEQLKTDTGWDWEKMFDEKKINPNGGSIAIGHPFGATGVRLVNNAVMDLQEDPSANKILITACAHGGIAGSMLIERYKA, from the coding sequence ATGAAACTCGAACAAAAGCTGGCGATATGCACGCCTCGTAGAACCCCATTCGCACAGATTGCAAAAGGCCTGGGAGCTTATCCCGCTCATCATTTAGGTCAGATTGTTGCGGAAGATATTATCTCTCATAGCGGGATCAAGAAGGAAGATATAGATGGGATCATCGTTGGAGAAGGATTTCCCAGTTCTCCGAACCCTGCAAGAGTGATCGCGAATCTAATCGGCTTAAGAGACGAGATGCCTTCTATTACATTATCTAATAATTGCGTATCAGGTTTAGAAGCTGTCTCCGAGGCTGCTCGCCGTATCATCTTGGGAGAAGGTGAACTATTTCTAGTCATTGGAGAAGAGTCCCAAACAGACATGCCATTTATCGTAAAGAACGCGCGCCTAAATAAGAAGGCAGGCTCTCTGGAGAAATTGAAAAAGTTACTTCCCGACAATCTTCCGGAAGGAGTGGAGCTAAGAGATACATTAGAAGATGGGCTCGACGATGGAGAAAATTCTTACGGGATGCAAGTAACTGCAGAGATACTCGCACAGAATTATAATCTATCCAGAGAGATTACGGATAAGGTTGCCTTCGAATCTTTCAAACGAACTTACGATGCTTCTATGGCAGGCAAGTACGAACCGTTTATCATTCCTATGAAGGATGAGGAAGGAAATGATCTGAAAATTGATGAGGCAGTGATACTGCGCAAAGGCCTCGTAGAAAATCCAAGCCGAATGAGTCGAGCAATGCTTCTATTCGATAATCCTCAAAGCAAATTCGAGGACTTTCTGAAGAAGTATGGAAAGGATATAACTAGATCGCACGGACCAACTGTTTCTATCTTTAACGCAAGTCCTCGTTCTGATGGTGCTGCAGGAGTAATCATAACCACTGTAGAAAAGGCAAAGGCACTCGGTCTGAAAATAGAAGGAGTTCTTTCCGGATGGAGAATGAAAGGAGTGCATCCGAATTTAATGGGACTCGGACAAGCAGTCGCTACCGAAGGATTGTTAGAAGATCTAAATCTTAAGATCCAAGATATGGATTATGTAGAGATCCATGAGGCATACGGAGCAACTGCTGTTGCTGCGATGGAGCAATTGAAAACGGATACCGGTTGGGATTGGGAGAAGATGTTCGATGAGAAAAAGATCAATCCTAACGGAGGATCTATTGCGATCGGACATCCGTTTGGAGCCACAGGAGTTCGTTTGGTCAACAATGCTGTAATGGATCTACAAGAAGATCCTAGTGCAAACAAGATACTGATCACAGCTTGTGCTCACGGAGGAATTGCCGGTTCCATGTTGATAGAAAGATACAAGGCTTAG
- a CDS encoding thiolase family protein, with translation MKLEKKLAICTPRRTPFAQIAKALGPYPGHHLGRIVAEDIIARSGVKKEQIDGIVVGEGFSNAPNSARVIANLIGLRDEVPSITVSNNCVSGIEALSEAARRIVLGEGELYLVIGEESQTSMPFVVKNARLNKKAGSLDKLKKLLPDNLPEGVELRDTLEDGLGDGETSYGMQVTAEILAQNYELSREITDKLAFESFKRALEASKAGKYAPFIIPMKDEDGTELTIDEAVGLREGLVENPSRMGRAMLLFDNPQMKFDEFKTKYAKYLEKSHGPTVSIFNASPRSDGAAGVILTTVEKAKELGLKIEAVLSGWRMKGVDPNLMGIGQAYATESLLKDTGVKIEDVDYVEIHEAFAATAVAALVQIEKDTGWKWEQKFDEKKINPNGGSIAIGHPFGATGIRLVNNAIMDLQEDSKAKKVVITACAHGGIAGAMLIERFEG, from the coding sequence ATGAAACTCGAAAAGAAATTGGCAATATGTACGCCACGTAGAACTCCCTTCGCTCAAATTGCGAAAGCTTTAGGACCCTATCCCGGCCATCATCTCGGTCGCATAGTGGCTGAAGACATTATCGCAAGAAGCGGAGTGAAGAAAGAACAAATCGACGGAATCGTAGTTGGAGAAGGTTTCTCTAACGCTCCTAACTCCGCTCGTGTAATCGCTAACCTGATCGGACTCAGAGACGAAGTTCCTTCGATCACTGTTTCTAATAACTGCGTATCCGGAATCGAAGCTCTTTCAGAAGCTGCTCGCCGCATCGTTTTAGGAGAAGGAGAATTATACTTAGTTATCGGTGAAGAGTCTCAGACTTCTATGCCTTTCGTTGTTAAGAATGCTCGCTTGAATAAGAAAGCTGGATCCTTAGACAAATTGAAAAAACTTCTTCCTGACAATCTTCCTGAAGGAGTCGAGTTGAGAGACACTCTTGAAGACGGACTCGGAGACGGAGAGACTTCTTACGGAATGCAAGTGACTGCAGAAATCCTCGCTCAAAACTACGAGCTTTCTCGCGAGATCACAGACAAACTCGCATTCGAATCTTTCAAAAGAGCATTAGAAGCTTCTAAAGCAGGAAAATACGCTCCATTCATCATCCCTATGAAAGATGAGGACGGAACCGAGCTGACTATCGATGAGGCAGTAGGTCTTCGTGAAGGTTTGGTAGAAAACCCAAGCCGTATGGGAAGAGCAATGCTTCTTTTCGACAACCCTCAAATGAAATTCGACGAGTTCAAAACCAAGTACGCTAAGTATCTGGAAAAATCTCATGGACCAACCGTTTCCATCTTTAACGCGAGCCCTCGTTCTGATGGTGCTGCAGGTGTGATCCTTACTACTGTTGAAAAAGCTAAAGAACTCGGCCTTAAAATCGAAGCAGTTCTTTCCGGTTGGAGAATGAAAGGAGTTGATCCTAACTTAATGGGAATCGGACAAGCATACGCTACCGAATCTCTTCTCAAAGACACCGGAGTTAAGATCGAAGACGTAGACTACGTTGAGATCCATGAGGCATTTGCTGCGACTGCAGTTGCCGCTCTAGTTCAGATCGAGAAAGATACCGGCTGGAAATGGGAGCAAAAATTCGACGAGAAAAAGATCAATCCTAACGGAGGATCTATCGCGATCGGTCACCCATTCGGAGCGACTGGAATTCGTCTCGTGAACAATGCGATCATGGACCTTCAAGAAGATTCCAAAGCTAAGAAAGTTGTGATCACTGCTTGTGCTCACGGCGGTATCGCAGGAGCTATGCTCATCGAAAGATTCGAAGGTTAA